One window from the genome of Osmerus eperlanus chromosome 3, fOsmEpe2.1, whole genome shotgun sequence encodes:
- the fhl2a gene encoding four and a half LIM domains protein 2a, with translation MTERYDCHYCKESLFGKKYVLREENPYCVKCYESLYSNTCEDCKKPIGCNTRDLSYKDRHWHEDCFQCFQCKRSLVDKPFSTKDDQLLCTECYSNEYSSKCHECKKTIMPGSRKMEHKGNSWHETCFTCQRCQQPIGTKSFIPKENNNFCVPCYEKQFAMQCVQCKKPITTGGVTYREQPWHKDCFLCTSCKQQLSGQRFTSRDDFAYCLNCFCNLYAKKCASCTTPISGLGGSKYISFEERQWHNDCFNCKKCSVSLVGRGFLTERDDILCPECGKDI, from the exons ATGACAGAGCGCTACGACTGCCACTACTGCAAGGAGTCCCTGTTTGGGAAGAAGTATGTTCTCCGGGAGGAGAACCCCTACTGTGTGAAGTGTTACGAGAGCCTCTACTCCAACACCTGTGAAGACTGCAAGAAGCCCATCGGATGCAACACCAGG GACCTGTCCTATAAGGACCGCCACTGGCACGAGGACTGTTTCCAGTGCTTCCAGTGTAAACGCTCCCTGGTGGAcaagcccttctccaccaaggaTGACCAGCTGCTCTGCACAGAGTGCTACTCCAACGAGTATTCCTCCAAGTGCCATGAGTGCAAGAAGACCATCATGCCTG gctccaggaAGATGGAGCACAAGGGGAACAGCTGGCATGAGACCTGCTTCACATGCCAGCGCTGCCAGCAGCCCATCGGCACCAAGAGCTTCATCCCCAAGGAGAATAACAACTTCTGTGTGCCCTGCTACGAGAAGCAGTTTGCCATGCAGTGTGTGCAGTGCAAGAAG CCAATCACCACTGGGGGGGTGACCTACCGAGAGCAGCCCTGGCACAAAGACTGCTTCCTGTGTACCAGTTGCAAGCAGCAGCTGTCAGGCCAGCGTTTCACCTCTCGAGACGACTTTGCCTACTGCCTCAACTGCTTCTGCAACCTGTACGCCAAGAAGTGTGCCTCTTGCACCACCCCCATCAGCG gtctGGGAGGCAGTAAGTACATCTCCTTCGAGGAGCGCCAATGGCACAACGACTGCTTCAACTGTAAGAAGTGCTCCGTGTCCCTGGTGGGGCGTGGCTTCCTCACCGAGCGCGACGACATCCTGTGCCCGGAGTGCGGCAAAGATATCTGA
- the c3h2orf49 gene encoding ashwin — MASISTRRDETRRTSNKTDSKVDILHPELLSRDFIQLVLHERNISTGEDESRDRLTELYLRHIIPLPQRELPNSRWGRKMERMRPRQTPAGGRSYSCDTSGKRPSVVFDGRSSHVGPVRLKKPEEAPGFGGGTDRLKPPPSVNLSNPVRRLTSSSSSSSSSPSSTTVKVYAGPTGNGRLVSPSSVSLKREADSSGVSKSPEVKKKIQHVTWP, encoded by the exons ATGGCGAGCATCAGTACAAGACGAGATGAGACACGCAGAACCAGCAATAAAACTGATTCCAAAGTAGATATATTACACCCTGAGCTCCTGTCTCGAGACTTTATACAACTAGTTCTACACGAG AGAAATATAAGCACTGGAGAAGATGAGAGCCGTGACCGACTTACGGAACTCTACCTACGGCACATCATCCCTCTCCCGCAAAGAGAGCTGCCTAACAGCCGCTGGGGTCGGAAAATGGAACGGATGCGCCCACGACAGACCCCGGCCGGTGGACGTTCATACAG TTGTGACACGAGCGGGAAGCGGCCTTCTGTCGTGTTTGATGGCAGGTCATCTCACGTGGGGCCGGTGAGGCTGAAGAAACCAGAGGAAGCTCCAGGGTTTGGGGGAGGAACTGACCGGCTGAAGCCCCCGCCATCCGTCAACCTCTCCAACCCTGTACGCAGGCTGaccagctcctcttcctcctcctcctcctccccctcgtccaCCACAGTCAAGGTCTATGCGGGTCCAACAGGGAATGGTAGACTTGTCTCCCCATCATCAGTCTCTCTcaaaagagaggcagacagctcG GGTGTGTCAAAGTCTCCAGAGGTGAAGAAGAAGATCCAGCATGTGACATGGCCGTGA
- the gpr45 gene encoding high-affinity lysophosphatidic acid receptor, whose translation MAFCNGSLLGGCGLLEPIDLGEGPEIVPSLPDEEEEETALMPVTLRVTLAAIMIFMITIGFLGNAIVCLIVYQKPAMRSAINLLLATLAFSDIMLSLLCMPFTAVTVATADWRFGGGFCRASVMLYWLFVLEGVSILLIISVDRFLIIVQRQDKLTPHRAKLLIVASWALSLCVALPSVVGWRAGAAGIGGAWAPQCVLGYSESLADRGYTVLLAVAVFFVPFGVMLYSYLCILNTVRRNALRIHNHTSDQATLPALNQVSKLGLTGLQRPPQVNVDMSFKTRAFTTILILFIGFSVCWLPHTVVSLLAVFSRRFYYSPAFYPVSVSALWLSYLKTVFNPVIYCWRIRKFREACLEFMPKSCRLCPRVPGRSRRRVRPSNIYVCSETQSAV comes from the coding sequence ATGGCTTTTTGCAATGGCAGCTTGCTGGGTGGGTGTGGTCTGTTGGAGCCTATCGatctgggggaggggccagagaTTGTGCCGTCACTGcccgacgaggaggaggaggagaccgcTTTGATGCCTGTCACGCTTCGCGTCACTCTCGCCGCCATAATGATCTTCATGATAACCATCGGTTTCCTCGGCAACGCCATCGTGTGCCTGATTGTTTACCAGAAGCCCGCCATGCGCTCGGCCATCAATCTTCTCCTGGCCACGCTCGCCTTTTCCGACATTATGCTCTCGCTGCTCTGCATGCCCTTCACCGCCGTTACCGTGGCAACCGCCGACTGGCGTTTCGGGGGCGGTTTCTGCCGGGCGTCCGTCATGCTGTATTGGCTGTTTGTGCTGGAGGGCGTGTCCATCCTCCTGATCATCAGCGTGGACAGGTTCCTGATCATCGTGCAGCGGCAGGACAAACTGACCCCTCACCGCGCCAAGCTGCTGATCGTCGCGTCCTGGGCGCTGAGTCTGTGCGTGGCGCTGCCCTCCGTGGTGGGCTGGAGGGCGGGCGCGGCGGGCATCGGGGGCGCCTGGGCGCCCCAGTGCGTCCTGGGATACAGCGAGTCCCTGGCGGACCGCGGCTACACCGTGCTGCTGGCCGTGGCGGTGTTCTTCGTGCCGTTCGGCGTCATGCTGTACTCCTACCTCTGCATCCTCAACACGGTGCGCCGCAACGCCCTGCGCATCCACAACCACACCAGCGACCAGGCCACCCTGCCCGCCCTCAACCAGGTCAGCAAGCTGGGGCTCACCGGCCTGCAGCGCCCCCCGCAGGTCAACGTAGACATGAGCTTCAAGACGCGGGCCTTCACCaccatcctcatcctcttcatcgGGTTCTCGGTGTGCTGGCTGCCCCACACCGTGGTCAGCCTGCTGGCGGTGTTCAGTCGCAGGTTCTACTACAGCCCGGCGTTCTACCCCGTTAGCGTGAGCGCCTTGTGGCTCAGCTACCTTAAGACCGTCTTCAACCCCGTCATCTACTGCTGGAGGATCAGGAAGTTCAGGGAGGCCTGTCTGGAGTTCATGCCCAAGAGCTGCAGGCTGTGTCCCAGGGTGCCGGGCCGCAGCCGGAGGAGGGTGAGGCCCAGCAACATCTACGTCTGCAGCGAGACCCAGTCGGCAGTGTGA